A genome region from Hevea brasiliensis isolate MT/VB/25A 57/8 chromosome 9, ASM3005281v1, whole genome shotgun sequence includes the following:
- the LOC110648199 gene encoding agamous-like MADS-box protein FUL-L — translation MGRGRVQLKRIENKISRQVTFSKRRTGLLKKAHEISILCDAEVALIVFSTKGKLFEYSTDSSMESILERYERYSSAERQVANDSGQQGNLSLECPKLMARIEILQRSLRNFAGEDLDPMSLRELQHLEQQIDNGLKRVRARKNQLYHESLSELQKKDKALHEQNSMLSKQLKQNEKSMAEHANWEQRNLGQNPTYFMPPPMLSLPPLTTGSTLQTREFMNEKEEAKAQIQLNTMQMPPWMLRHVNE, via the exons ATGGGGAGAGGTAGGGTTCAGCTCAAGCGGATCGAGAACAAGATTAGCAGGCAAGTCACTTTTTCTAAGAGAAGAACTGGTCTGCTAAAGAAAGCTCATGAGATCTCAATTCTTTGTGATGCTGAGGTTGCTTTGATTGTTTTCTCAACCAAAGGGAAGCTCTTTGAGTACTCCACTGATTCAAg CATGGAAAGTATCCTGGAAAGATATGAAAGATATTCATCTGCAGAACGACAAGTTGCTAATGACTCTGGACAACAG GGAAATTTGTCTTTGGAATGCCCCAAGCTCATGGCTAGGATTGAGATTTTACAGAGAAGCTTAAG GAACTTTGCAGGAGAAGATTTGGATCCTATGAGTCTAAGAGAACTCCAACACTTGGAACAACAGATTGATAATGGTCTTAAGCGCGTTCGAGCAAGAAAG AACCAACTCTACCATGAATCCCTTTCAGAGCTGCAGAAGAAG GATAAAGCATTGCATGAGCAAAACAGCATGTTAAGCAAGCAG CTCAAGCAAAATGAGAAGTCCATGGCTGAGCATGCTAACTGGGAGCAGCGAAATCTTGGTCAGAACCCAACCTACTTCATGCCACCGCCGATGCTATCACTTCCACCTCTAACCACTGG TAGCACTCTCCAGACTAGAGAATTCATGAATGAAAAAGAGGAGGCTAAGGCTCAGATTCAGCTGAATACCATGCAGATGCCACCTTGGATGCTTCGTCATGTCAATGAATAG
- the LOC110648208 gene encoding ultraviolet-B receptor UVR8 isoform X1 has translation MDIDEIIGETARSSMNLPTKSAIYVWGYNQSGQTGRKGKELQLRIPKQLPPELFGCPAAANARWLDIACGREHTAAVASDGSLFTWGANDFGQLGDGTEEGRKYPKKVKQLETEFVKSVSCGAHCTAAIAEPRDNDGTISTSRLWVWGQNQGSNSPRLFWGAFLPNTIIHQVSCGAVHVVALSEDGLLQAWGYNEYGQLGRGVTCEGLQGARLINAYAKFLDEAPELVKITLVSCGEYHTAAISEKGEVYTWGLGNMGQLGHTSLQSGDKELLPRHVVALDGISIKEVACGGVHTCAVTDKGALYAWGGGQAGQLGLGPQNGSFSFIPSDTESFLRNIPVLVVPTGVQLVACGHSHTLVSLKDGRIHGWGYNSYGQAANEKATYAWYPSPVDWCVGEVRKLAAGGGHSAVLTDACSLKELCEFRLADNVTLSNALEIEDVASRTGADALARLCGRLRCWILGTLYFVMPIHGEDAFSTYSYLQGAFSRWW, from the exons ATGGATATTGATGAGATTATTGGGGAGACCGCAAGGTCTTCCATGAACCTACCAACAAAGAGTGCAATTTATGTGTGGGGATATAATCAGAGTGGGCAAACGGGTAGGAAGGGCAAGGAGCTCCAACTGCGGATTCCAAAGCAGCTTCCTCCTGAGCTCTTTGGGTGCCCGGCCGCTGCCAATGCTCGCTGGTTAGATATAGCTTGTGGCCGTGAGCACACTGCGGCGGTAGCCTCTGATGGGTCGCTTTTCACTTGGG GTGCTAATGATTTTGGTCAACTGGGAGATGGCACTGAGGAGGGTAGGAAGTACCCTAAAAAAGTCAAGCAATTGGAGACTGAGTTTGTGAAATCTGTATCGTGTGGAGCACACTGTACTGCTGCTATTGCAGAGCCTCGTGATAATGATGGAACCATCTCAACAAGTAGACTTTGGGTTTGGGGACAAAACCAA GGTTCAAATTCTCCACGTTTATTTTGGGGGGCCTTCTTGCCTAACACA ATTATCCATCAAGTGTCCTGTGGTGCAGTTCATGTGGTGGCTTTGTCAGAGGATGGCCTACTACAAGCTTGGG GCTATAATGAATATGGTCAGCTTGGCAGAGGTGTAACTTGTGAAGGACTCCAGGGAGCTCGTTTAATAAATGCTTATGCAAAGTTTCTTGATGAAGCCCCTGAGCTAGTGAAGATTACCCTAGTGTCATGTGGGGAGTACCACACAGCTGCCATTTCTGAAAAAGGCGAGGT CTATACCTGGGGGCTAGGAAATATGGGCCAACTTGGGCACACTTCTCTTCAGTCTGGGGATAAAGAGCTACTGCCTAGGCATGTGGTCGCCCTTGATGGAATTTCCATAAAGGAAGTTGCATGTGGAGGTGTACACACTTGTGCCGTGACTGATAAAGGAGCTCTTTATGCCTGGGGTGGTGGTCAAGCTGGTCAGTTAGGCCTTGGCCCCCAAAATGGATCATTTTCATTCATTCCCAGTGATACTGAATCATTTCTTCGAAATATCCCTGTGTTGGTGGTCCCAACTGGTGTGCAACTTGTTGCATGTGGACATTCTCACACACTTGTTTCTTTGAAGGATGGAAGAATACATGGATGGGGTTATAATAGCTATGGACAGGCTGCTAATGAGAAAGCTACATATGCTTGGTATCCATCACCAGTTGACTG GTGTGTAGGGGAAGTGCGAAAACTAGCAGCTGGTGGTGGCCATTCGGCAGTTTTGACTGATGCTTGTTCCTTGAAAGAGTTGTGTGAGTTTAGACTTGCAGATAATGTGACACTATCAAATGCTTTGGAGATTGAGGATGTTGCATCCAGAACTGGAGCAGATGCTTTAGCACGCCTTTGTGGAAGATTGAG GTGTTGGATTCTTGGGACCTTATATTTTGTCATGCCTATTCATGGTGAAGATGCTTTTTCAACCTACTCCTATCTGCAGGGAGCATTTTCCCGATGGTGGTGA
- the LOC110648208 gene encoding ultraviolet-B receptor UVR8 isoform X2 — protein MDIDEIIGETARSSMNLPTKSAIYVWGYNQSGQTGRKGKELQLRIPKQLPPELFGCPAAANARWLDIACGREHTAAVASDGSLFTWGANDFGQLGDGTEEGRKYPKKVKQLETEFVKSVSCGAHCTAAIAEPRDNDGTISTSRLWVWGQNQGSNSPRLFWGAFLPNTIIHQVSCGAVHVVALSEDGLLQAWGYNEYGQLGRGVTCEGLQGARLINAYAKFLDEAPELVKITLVSCGEYHTAAISEKGEVYTWGLGNMGQLGHTSLQSGDKELLPRHVVALDGISIKEVACGGVHTCAVTDKGALYAWGGGQAGQLGLGPQNGSFSFIPSDTESFLRNIPVLVVPTGVQLVACGHSHTLVSLKDGRIHGWGYNSYGQAANEKATYAWYPSPVDWCVGEVRKLAAGGGHSAVLTDACSLKELCEFRLADNVTLSNALEIEDVASRTGADALARLCGRLREHFPDGGDIDYEDDEISSGKN, from the exons ATGGATATTGATGAGATTATTGGGGAGACCGCAAGGTCTTCCATGAACCTACCAACAAAGAGTGCAATTTATGTGTGGGGATATAATCAGAGTGGGCAAACGGGTAGGAAGGGCAAGGAGCTCCAACTGCGGATTCCAAAGCAGCTTCCTCCTGAGCTCTTTGGGTGCCCGGCCGCTGCCAATGCTCGCTGGTTAGATATAGCTTGTGGCCGTGAGCACACTGCGGCGGTAGCCTCTGATGGGTCGCTTTTCACTTGGG GTGCTAATGATTTTGGTCAACTGGGAGATGGCACTGAGGAGGGTAGGAAGTACCCTAAAAAAGTCAAGCAATTGGAGACTGAGTTTGTGAAATCTGTATCGTGTGGAGCACACTGTACTGCTGCTATTGCAGAGCCTCGTGATAATGATGGAACCATCTCAACAAGTAGACTTTGGGTTTGGGGACAAAACCAA GGTTCAAATTCTCCACGTTTATTTTGGGGGGCCTTCTTGCCTAACACA ATTATCCATCAAGTGTCCTGTGGTGCAGTTCATGTGGTGGCTTTGTCAGAGGATGGCCTACTACAAGCTTGGG GCTATAATGAATATGGTCAGCTTGGCAGAGGTGTAACTTGTGAAGGACTCCAGGGAGCTCGTTTAATAAATGCTTATGCAAAGTTTCTTGATGAAGCCCCTGAGCTAGTGAAGATTACCCTAGTGTCATGTGGGGAGTACCACACAGCTGCCATTTCTGAAAAAGGCGAGGT CTATACCTGGGGGCTAGGAAATATGGGCCAACTTGGGCACACTTCTCTTCAGTCTGGGGATAAAGAGCTACTGCCTAGGCATGTGGTCGCCCTTGATGGAATTTCCATAAAGGAAGTTGCATGTGGAGGTGTACACACTTGTGCCGTGACTGATAAAGGAGCTCTTTATGCCTGGGGTGGTGGTCAAGCTGGTCAGTTAGGCCTTGGCCCCCAAAATGGATCATTTTCATTCATTCCCAGTGATACTGAATCATTTCTTCGAAATATCCCTGTGTTGGTGGTCCCAACTGGTGTGCAACTTGTTGCATGTGGACATTCTCACACACTTGTTTCTTTGAAGGATGGAAGAATACATGGATGGGGTTATAATAGCTATGGACAGGCTGCTAATGAGAAAGCTACATATGCTTGGTATCCATCACCAGTTGACTG GTGTGTAGGGGAAGTGCGAAAACTAGCAGCTGGTGGTGGCCATTCGGCAGTTTTGACTGATGCTTGTTCCTTGAAAGAGTTGTGTGAGTTTAGACTTGCAGATAATGTGACACTATCAAATGCTTTGGAGATTGAGGATGTTGCATCCAGAACTGGAGCAGATGCTTTAGCACGCCTTTGTGGAAGATTGAG GGAGCATTTTCCCGATGGTGGTGATATAGATTATGAAGATGATGAAATCAGCAGCGGGAAGAACTGA